The Aspergillus fumigatus Af293 chromosome 7, whole genome shotgun sequence genome includes the window CACGTACTCCGCCTGGTCAAGGAGGGTTTGGCCGTGGAACGCAGCCATATCCTCGTTGAAGTCGatcatgaagaaatccaagctCCGGGTACCGGCCTTGATGCGCTCTTGGTCGTGACGGACGACATCGTGAAAGTGCCTCGATGCTTCGGCAGCAAGTGATCGGACTTGTCTGTAGCTACCGGCATTTCCCGGTAAGAACAAGACGGGAGCCCCGTTCAACTTTGGGCTCGTTAGCACTGCAGCTGAAGGATCAGAGGCGGACAACATACTCCTAGGTTTTCTTGATTGTAGAAATCGACACCTTCCTCCCGGTAAAGATAGAGATTGTATTTGCTCGCGAAGCGCGTATGCTCGGTATCGAAGCCCACCATATGGAGAAACGTCGGGCTCATCACGGGTATCCCACATCCATCTTCGCCGGCCTGACGGGCCGAAAATGAGCGGACaataaagaagaggaacacGGATGCGACAAGAGTTGTGAGGGCCGTCAATATCGAGCAAGTCCACGGGCTGCGAAGCCGCGAGGATCGAAACCGTGAACTCTCAGGAGAAGTTCCCATGGGAAGTCGCTGGGAGGCCAATGGCATCAGGAAggatgccgaggaggatTTTGTTTCCGTAGACGCGGTGGCCATGGCCGTCGTCgacgaggtcgacgaggacgagggcgTCCTCCACAGACCTGAGTTCCGGGAGCGAGGAGTCGAGGCGCCGTTATCTCGCCGGAGATCGAAACTCGTACCTCTTTTCGCTATCTGAGAGCGCGACTTCTCGGCCGTCTCGAAGGCATTATTGTTAGGGCCATGTGCTGTTGATTCTGTAGGGGATCGCGAAACCAGAGGCGAGTCTTCAGCGTCGTCCTCGACAGGAGAGCCAGACGAGCGTCTGTGCattggaggaggtggagataTTCGTAACTCATTCAGCACGCAGGCACGGATCGAAGCTTTCTGGGGCGGAAAGGCGGATCTTAGTCTAAGACCTTGGGTTGGGTGGGTTTAATCGCAACAGCGGTAAGGGATGAGGCCCAGGAATGCGAAAGGAGCAATTGGGACGAGCTGATtggaaggaagaaggaattgcAGGATAGAACGAGTGTAAGGGCGATGGGGAATTGATGGCTGGTCTCGTAGGCTCGGAATTATTTTCGCAGTCTGTTTCTTGGAATAATCTTAGCTCCCCCTTTGATACAGGACGAAAAGAGCGAGACCCTTGGCCGAGGGGCGGGGGGCGGACGGACTGGGAGATAAGGAGAAATGAGAGGGGGAGAGAATGACGACGAAGACAGGGTCTGCAATGGAGGTTAAAGTAATACAGAacgaagctggagaaggtgtaAGTAGATACCTCCTGACTACCTCGTCCCTTGGCAGCTTTGAGGTAGTTCTAGATGGGTGTGTGCTCCGTCGACACCGAGGGGCATCCAATCATCCACTCAAACGCGGCCTTGCTTCCTGGACCGTCTCTCCgtactttttttttttttttttttgtgcTGGGCACTGGACACGGAACGGGCTTGGCAGATGCTCTCGGCACGCTTCTTATTGTCAGGATGGCAGGAAAACAGTGCATAATGTCTGAACTGTGCATGGCATATGGAGGGATCAAAACAGAGAGCTATTAATTAACAATTTACCAGCATCTTTTAACTACCTTTTGATGACTACCGATGGGTGCTTTGTGTTTATCCATCACTGCCAACCCGTTTCAAAGTGGTGCGGGCGACGTCATCCACCTTGTCAAGGTTGCAATGCGGTAAAGCTCCACCAACACTAAGAAACAGAAGCAAGGTCAGGTTAGAGAACAACCAGGGATGGGTTACATATAAACTGAAATTTTAAAGCTTCAGTCTCTTTATATCACGAGGTCCCAGAGATATAACGGTTCTCATAAGGTACAGGTGCAACAGAAAGATGAAGGTTGTACAGGCTTACAGCACGCCATCTCAAGCCTCGTCTAATCATCAAGAACCAATCAGAATGATCCTACATCTAAATAAAGCTGCCTACCTATAGGGGTACATTAACATCCTAAATGCCTATATAAATGCCTTAGAAGTGTACAATGTAACCATTCCTACGCTGGTTCAAACCATCGTAGTGTGTCTGGTCATATTACCTCAGTGTGACCACTAGCTATCTGCTCTCAATAATATCAGGCAGAGTCATACATGTACCTAAGCAATCAAGACGTGTCTAGGCACGAACATACAATGCGGCAGTACGAACACCTTCGGCATTATTCACTCTTCATCTGGTTGATAACTCTCTCCACTCAACGTCCCTGTCGGTCAAGATCAACAAGTAGCAGCTTTGTCTTCTGGTTTCCTTGAGCTCTTAGAACCAAGAACGGAGCATGAAGACATTTTCAAAGCCTGATTCGGTCAGAACTTTGGTTGGCCGGTATGATCTGAAGTTGTATATTAAGCAGATTCTGATGAGCTTTTATGTCTCCTTACATCTTGTCCGTGTTACTTACTACTGTGACTTCTGTTGACTATAGTTATAGGCTCATAGAGTCTCCAGTTATGACGAAACGGTTACTGTGAGACTTGATGGCTGTCCAAGTTGATCTCTCGTTAGAGATACAACGCGGGACGCATGCAGAAATTGTCCTGGCAAGGATCAGAGCCTATTTACTGTGGTGGTGATTAAGACCCGTATGTCGGAAGTCATTCGGAAATAAAACATTGGGGCTTAAGAGCTCGTGCCTGGCCATGTTGATGAGATGGCCATAAGTAGTTGATAGGATTCACTGCGCAAGCTTTTTATTAAAACGGCAAAGCGTCAATGTTGGCAACAGGTTGGCCTGTAGGCAAGTGTCCAGAGACACATTAGTTGTTATTATATTCAAGCGCATCCTGCATCAAATCCAAAAGCCTGGCCATTGACAATAATGTAGCCTTTTGTGCTCGAGCGTACCAAAGACGACTCAACAACACACAACTACGAGTCCCTGATGCTCCATTGCTTATCAGAGTTCAAATGGTGATTCAAAGTGGAACAATGATCCTGACCAGAGGTGTCCGCGATCATTATCGAGATGATCTAGAGGTAACCTCTGACGGCCGAAACTCTTCGCAGATATCACTCTCCAAGCACAACCAAAACTAGTACCTTGAACGACCTGACGGCTTCCCTATCAGGGTTATCGACATGTGCACAGCCTCTGTCAGAAAGCGACCATGGCTTGGAGGACGGTGCGTTCAGCGCCATGCTTTGTGTCCATCCAGAGCTGCAGGAAGTATTCGGAACCCGAACCCGAATCTGACAAATTTCGCTTGCTGAAATTAGGCGGCGATGAAACACGTCGGTGACTCCAAGTATGCGATCAACGAATGTCGGGGATGAAGGCCAGCCGAATCGACTACAACAGCTTGTCCGCAACGGAGAGTAGAGATTTCGCGGCTTTCCCCGTTCCCTGTACTTCGcatctgaagcaggagaatcGTACTTCGACCAGTATGATGTAACCTCTCGGCGCTGTAACATTGATGGGTTCGGCTGACATTTTAGAACCGCAATATTTTGTTTCAATTGATGAAGGTGCTGCAATCGCTGAATAATGTCCACCTTTGATTTGAGATCGATATACTTTGTGGGTCTGGAGAGCACGTCAAAACCAGCTTTGGGTTCAGCCGATTTCAAGTGGCGAGCTATGCTAGAACGAAGAAACTGAGATATTCAAGATTGCTCCGGATATCGGCGACATGGCGCTGTAAACAGGAAGGCTATTGCTACTACTGACTTGAAAATGATTGCTGCAGTGGTTGTACCTACGCCAACCTAGGATGGATGGCCGTCTTTTGAAATTAGAGTTCCTGATCCACGGAGAACCGAGTACATGAGAGGCACTAACAGCATTTTTGAATTTTGAGTCGGGGCCTTGCCGGAAAGTGGCCGAAGATCAACTTTGAGAACGTAGTCCAAGCGGTAGCTCAAGGTGTGTGATCGTGAAAGGATATTGACGTAAGACCGGAACCATGAGTCGCAAGGACCTCGTATCTCGACCCGAGTTGGCGAATGGGGCAAGAGCCAAGAGGGTTAAGAGTCCAAGAATACTAAGAATTGTCTGGGCGAGCTTGTCTGACCGCATGttcactacggagtacaacaCAATACTTAGCGTTTCTTAAATGAGCCACAAACCACGGTTGGCATTGGCCTTCATCTTGGCGAATTTATATCATATCTTCTGAGCGATATATACTCATCTTCGAACGAGTAATCCTGATTGCTATTTGGGGTTCCCCAGAGGAACCGGCGAAAGGAGACAAGTCCAGACATCTCCACACGAACACCCCCGCACCGCACGCACAATGCAGGATTAACTACCTAGAATTTCAAAGGAACCTGAACCGCCCACGGAGCCCCAGAGGACGAGCAAATGAGAATCGTCAACCGCTCTCGGCCGATGTCCGACACCCAGTACAGCTGCTCAGACCAGGACGGCCTTGAGAAATACGGCAAAGCGAATCAGTCTTCCCAGCAGGACACGGACAGATAAAAGGTAATCCGTTCAATGATTTTCATATTCCGCGAAACAGAGACAGTAATACAATCATAACGAAGGCGTCATTTTAATTTTCTATCCATCCCCATGTTGCGGAGATTCTTGGCCTCTTGACTGGAGCTTGGCACTATTTCTGTGTGAAGCCCGTGTAGCCCATGGATATCTATCTCGATAAGATTTTTGATCATTCTGACAAATATATTGTAGCGTAGTGTAAAGAAATGTCACTGTCGGAGATTTCGCCGACTTTGGACGGCAGCATTCATGCAAGGAGTGGAGTCGAGACGATATCGGCCTCTCCAAGGGACCAAGACAAGACTGCCACCACGAAAGCTTCCCTCTGGCCTATCCGGGGTTAAGCCCTTTGGGTGCCACGGTTCCTCCTTTCCTCCGAGGCTTGAACTTTCCTAGCGGCCTGACTAGATTGGAGCATGCTTGCacaaggtacggagtagtctatGAACTAAGAAAACGTAAGGTAGTATTATGATTCCCCAGATGGAATAACCGGGGTGAGGGGTCATTTCGGCAtgacttttctttcttctcagccGAGTCACTCGTTCGCTGATTTAAGACCGGCCACAGCTCCCTCTTCTGTTGCTTTTGCGAcatctcccttcttctttcttcatctaCCGTACTTGTTCTACCTTTCATCCTTTCGCTGCCTGTTCCTCTCGGCCagctcttctctccctcagCATGGCCGAACAGTATGAGGGAAAGCCTCACCAGAACGAGGCTCCCATCTCAGCCGCGGACGAGGACGGCCCTCGCATGAGCATCGTCAGATACCTCGTGACTCGGATCTCGACCTTGGTACCTCCCATGAACCCAGCTCCCAATCCTTTCAAGACGCTTACGCTCCTGAACAAACAACAATGGTTATTTTTCCTGGTGAGCTACCCCTCGATCGCCTCTTCTCGGAATAGCCCTAACTAACTCGTTCAGGTCGCCTTTTTCGGCTGGACATGGGACGCCTTCGATTTTTTCACCGTCTCCTTGACCACCTCCCAACTGGCCAAGCAATTCGATAAATCTATCTCCGATATCACCTGGGGTATCACCCTTGTCCTCATGCTCCGATCCGTCGGCTCCATTACATTCGGTATCGCATCCGATCGCTGGGGCCGCAAGTGGCCATTCGTGGTGAAcaacatcctcttcattgttCTGGAACTCGGAACCGCTTTCTGCCAGACATACAAACAGTTCCTGTAAGTCTCATTCTGCCTTGTTCTGTGGGACGTCACTGATCGGCGCATAGTGCCTGCCGTGCTCTCTTCGGAATCGCCATGGGTGGATTATACGGCAACGCCGCGGCCACTGCCCTCGAGGATTGTCCCATGGAGGCGCGTGGTATTGTGTCCGGTCTCCTGCAGCAGGGCTACGCCTTCGGATATCTACTTGCTACCGCTTTTGCACGCGCCCTCGTCGACACTACCCCGCACGGCTGGAGACCCTTCTACTGGTTCGCTGCTTGCCCTcccgtcctcatcatcgccttCCGTCTGTGTCTACCCGAGACCGAGGCGTTCCGTCAGCGCCAGGCCATCCGCGCTGAGGTCCGGGGTGGCGTTACTTCCACCTTCTTCGAGGAGGGTAAAGTCGCGCTTAAGCGCCATTGGCTGCTACTCATCTATCTCGTCCTGCTCATGGCCGGTTTCAACTTCATGGTACGTATCAACCGTTTGCGAACAGCGAATCCGATTCAGCCACGGCGAATCCAGCTGACATGGTCAAATAGTCCCACGGCTCTCAGGACCTCTATCCCACCATGCTGACGAACCAATTCCGCTTCTCCTCCAACGCCGTCACCGTCACCCAGGTCGTCGCCAACCTCGGTGCCTTGTCCGGCGGTACCCTCTGCGGCTGGGCGAGTCAGATCTTTGGCCGCcgcttctccatcatcgtcatctccaTCGTCGGTGGTGCCCTGCTGTACCCCTATACCTTCGTGCACGACAAATCCGTCATGGCGGCTGCCTTCTTCGAGCAGTTCTGCGTGCAGGGCGCATGGGGCGTCATCCCCATCCATCTGATGGAGCTTTCGCCGGGTTCGATCCGTACCTTTGCTGTCGGTACTGCGTACCAGCTGGGTAACCTTGTTTCGTCGGCCAGCTCGACCATCGAGTCGACGATCGGGGAGCGGTTCCCCCTGCCACCGACGGAGAAGGTCAAGCATCGCTACGACTATGGCAAGGTCATTTGCATCTTTATGGGATGCGTCTACGCCTATGTCATTATTGTTACCTTCTTTGGGCCAGAGAAGCTGGGCCGTCAGTTTGATGTCGCGCATGACCGCGATATGGAGATTGTGACTGCTCACCGTGGAGCCGTCGAGGAGGATCCTGAGAAGGCTACAGCGGCTCACAAGGACTAAGTGTTTCTAGATAAATTGCTTGAAGGAGTTTATGTTTGCATATATACCCTTTATTTGGCTATTGTGATGAATCTTGGATGTGCACAATGAATGAACGTGTTTGTTAAGGAGGAAATCTGCGTATGCTATTGTGGCTGCTGTCATGCTTATATTGCTCCAGAATGATATCCACAGTATTAACATTGTCTGCAGATGCTGTCAGTATTAATCCATTATTCATAAAAGGGTTGTGAGACTCACCATGATTGCCATAGATGGCTTCGTTGTATACCCACCCCTGACCCCTCTCAGTCGTGATGAGAGATTTGCCATAGTGATGGCCTTTGCGTGTGATATGTTCGAAGTTGGTGTTTTCGGTAGTTTGCTCTTCTTGTGAAGTTGGTGAAAGCCCTCCATCTGGCATATCCTTCTTCTATATCCTCCGTTGTCCTTCATAGCCCCGAAGTCTCTATTGACGCCCCCTATTGAATGTCCAATCCACAGTCCTGTCGATGTCCCTGTCATTGTCGCCATGACGATCGAGGTCGTCGAGATTGTCGTCTGCGTTAGGCTTGTTGGTATTCGCAAGTGATAAACGTGATAATTGTATGACGCTTGAAGAACACGGTGCGAGAGATCTGGAGCTAAAGACCGCATGCAAAGAGAATCTTACTCCAATACGCCAGTCATGCCATGGCGCCGTCTCCTCTTGCGATTTTCTCCCATGAAAATTGTCGGTTTGATGATCGTATGCTGCACCAAGCTTATGAAGTCGTACCAGCTTTCTAAAAGCTATTGGTTTTGTCTTTCCCACTCCACAAATCCGAAAATGTCTTCGTCTCAGGTAGTAGTTTGACTGAATCCTCATCACCGACATCGATAACTCACCCTTGAATGGTGGCATATGGACGCGGTGCGTCTCTTGAATGCCCGAGCGCACTGTGTGCTTGCCCTTCCCAATCGCTCCCGCAGAAAGCCATCAATCAATTGCTGCAACATAGGCACTTTCTGGTAGAGCCAGAATTGAAGTCAAGGCATCTCGCCATAATTCGCAAGCTCCGAATCCAGTCATCTTCTCGAAGACCAGACTTCGACTATGGATTCGGTTTCTACCTCGCCGCAATTCTCATCAATGCCGAAGGGATTTTGGAACAGGTTGTTCGCATCTCCAATGTCACTGTAATCGACATTGAGTTCTGTGACCAGCTTGACCTCGGATTTTTGCATGGTGGCACAGAGACAGGTGCTTCTTCTGGAGCATTAACTGCCTCAGCATGAATTCTCTCAGCTTTGCCTTCACCATTCTGCTCGTGCAACAATTGCCAACAAGAACAACTGCAAAGAGCGGGATCGGATCAAGCTTacccttctccttgagctcAAATGCCAGAGTCGCTTCGTACCCACATTTAAGAGTTGagtgggttgggtttgggtttgcggtttgggtcagccagtctactGCTATCAGAACCCTCTCGGTTCCGTGGCCTCGAAGGTGGATTGAGGTAGGTGGTTGAAAACTTTTTGGGTCCCCTCTGTATCCAGGGAAACCATGAATGGGTTATAAACTTATAATTATTGAATGTGTGAGCTCTAAAGGGGTTCCTATATCACCAGTGGTTATCTTAAAGGTGAAAGAACACCAGGCTCCTTGGTACCAAGAACCTAATCTTCCTGGATTGGACGCTTAAAATCCCTGCTAGCTTAATCACAAAGTTCACAGCTTACAGAGAAGCCTGCCGAAAAGGAAGCTTTCAAGCAGTCTAGTCTCAAATTCTTAACATCTTACAAAGGCTGCACAGATAGCAATGAATAcaaatcttcttcttcaacaagaAATAAAGGCTCCACGGGCTGAAAATGAGCaaaaaatgaagaagaaggtaagGAAGCGTGTTCCTCTAGGAAATGACCTCTTTTTAATCTGTATAAGAAGGTCGTGACTGCATTCAGCAGCTTAATGAGCAGGTTGGTGAGCCTATTCCCTTATCAGCGCGCTCCACCACGCTGCAGTGGCTGCTGGGCTATTGGATATATAATATGGAGTTGCCCTAGCAAATAGCTATATATCTCCATATTAGATAATCACTTTAATAGCGTCGGTGATCAGAAGGCTTCAAGAATTCAATGATTTTCGCGGCGAAacggcggttcggtggtatcGGCCGTTCGGTGGTTGATTATGTTACTTATATTCTGTAGACTCTTGAAACTCTACTTCCAGTAGTTACAAGAAACTGGCCAGTAGGATAACTACTTCATTTTGGGGGCCATAAATTGGCTACCGTTAGACCCCAATTCCAGCCTGCACATATCGGAGTCCAAAAAGGGCATCAAAGCCTAGTACGGCCTAGACCTTTCTTCCCGACATATGTCATTGTCACCTGTTTTTGTACTTAGTATTTGTTCGCTTCAAACCATCCTCTGCGCATCAACATATATCAATTGTTTAGCTAAACTCACCCTCTAACATTGTCATCTCATCTCCCCATTATCAATACCCACAATGGCCACCAAATCATCACCCATAATTACCATCTTCCGCGGCTTTCCAGAAACCGGTTGCTACGTCTGGTCCCCCTTCGTCACAAAACTGGAGGCCGTCCCCGTTTCAGCAACATCCCCTACCGCACCGAACAAGGCTCTATCCCCAAAGCTCCCCGTGGCAAGGTCCCCTATGTCTCCATCCAGATTGGCGAGCAGCCGCCACAGACGCTCGCAGATTCAACCCTCATCACCAAAGCGCTGATTGAGCAGGGGTACGTAGAGGATCTGAATCAGCGTCTATCTCCAACGGAGCGAATGCATGACCTGGCGCTCAAGGCATTGCTAGAGGACAAGTTGTATCCTTACCAGGTACGAGTCAAATCACTACGCACGACAGTGACGAAATTATCCTAACGGTGCAAGACCTATGAACGATGGATCCTAAACTTCTACACCATGCGCTCCAAGATCCTCGCTGCCCTCCCTTGGCCTGTCCAGGTCGTCGTCGGCAACATCATCTACCGCAAAGTTACCCGCAATCTCCAGGGCCAGGGTATCATGGCCTtcactgaagaagagatcagTGAGTTCCGGCAGGAGATCTGGGCGAGTCTGAATGCGGTGGTAGCGGAGGCGCAAAAGAAGCAGTCCGATCGGGACAGGCCATTCTGGGTCTGGGGTGGGGAGGGGCCGACGGAGGTGGATGCGGTACTGTTTGGGTTCATTGCGTCGGGGTTGGTGTGCGATGCATGAGTACTCATGTCTGCTTTGATTTGCCTATGATATACTGACTTTTTGGGTAGGGCACCGGCCACaagagagatcatcaagggGTATCCTGCTGTGGTCGATTATGCGAGACGGATCCATGATAAGTACTTCCCTGATTATGAGCTGTGGGAGGAGTGATTGATGTATTCCATTTTCATAGAGGGAGCTGATCTCTTGCAGTATCAGTAGTGGAAGTATATAACAATAACTAGCTCACATCTGGCTGACAATATGCCGACATCTGCATGGTTGGCTTTTTGTCCGCCTCATCAAAAAAACCTGCTATATTTACATGATAGTAACTTTTGCCGATGGTGTTGTATCTCCAATCCTGGCATGAATGAATATACAGCTTTACAGTCCCTATACTGTTCGCTTGAGTAGTCATCAAATGGTATCAAAATCCTGATTGCAACGAAGTACTCCGCTATTGGGACAAAGATAGCAGAAGATTAGGTATAGATGCTCTGCATCAAGATTAGCAAAAAAGTATCTTCCAAACCGTGTAAGTAACAAACTTGCCTCAGTGATTTGGTTAACAGCCAGACCAGGTTCTGCCATCTCGGCATCTTTCAGGAAATCGAGGGGCATCCAGACAAGATGGCCCTTAATCTGGTCCAGTTTCTCTCGGACATCCTTGACGGGTTGGTACGGATCGAACAGGTGACCCTCTTTGATACCGCCTTGCGGTCTGAAATTGTCATATTCCTCAAAGGTGCGGATGTTGTCATCTGGATCCGCGCGGAAGAGCATCCGATATACTTCCGTGTTCGTTG containing:
- a CDS encoding sugar transporter family protein, producing MAEQYEGKPHQNEAPISAADEDGPRMSIVRYLVTRISTLVPPMNPAPNPFKTLTLLNKQQWLFFLVAFFGWTWDAFDFFTVSLTTSQLAKQFDKSISDITWGITLVLMLRSVGSITFGIASDRWGRKWPFVVNNILFIVLELGTAFCQTYKQFLACRALFGIAMGGLYGNAAATALEDCPMEARGIVSGLLQQGYAFGYLLATAFARALVDTTPHGWRPFYWFAACPPVLIIAFRLCLPETEAFRQRQAIRAEVRGGVTSTFFEEGKVALKRHWLLLIYLVLLMAGFNFMSHGSQDLYPTMLTNQFRFSSNAVTVTQVVANLGALSGGTLCGWASQIFGRRFSIIVISIVGGALLYPYTFVHDKSVMAAAFFEQFCVQGAWGVIPIHLMELSPGSIRTFAVGTAYQLGNLVSSASSTIESTIGERFPLPPTEKVKHRYDYGKVICIFMGCVYAYVIIVTFFGPEKLGRQFDVAHDRDMEIVTAHRGAVEEDPEKATAAHKD